The segment ATAATGAGGAAATTGTAAGTCATTCATTATCTGTTAATCTAATAGTTGATATTTTGATTAAGAAACTTATATGAATCAATAGAACAATTTATATATGattcaattttatatttctttaaaaaatgaaaagataatattTTTATGCCAAATTTCATAGATAGTTCAATCGCCATAACTGATCATTTTAATAGATCCTATATGATTAAATCAATTAACATTTCAACGAATTATCAAATCAATAAACAACATGATAATTAGATAAAATTTATAACATATCAATGTATTTGCTATGGAAAGTGCAAAAAATATTAATTACACATACATTTGGAACCGTTAACATCCTACAATAGGAAATACTTATATTTCAGTTACAAGAGATTATAGTGCTCAAATCTTGAAGTGTTGGAGAGGAATGACGTGCATAATTTGAGTTGTAAGagtgtgaaagagagagagagaatcattgtGATTCTTTTCTACCCATCCTTGAAGCTAGTGTTTGCTAGGCATTCTTCCAACTATAGAATCCCAATCCTTGAAGAAGGATCTTGCAGTCTATAGCAGAATATCATGAAGGCATCTAACCCAACATGTTTCTTAATCATGAAGGCATTCATATATTAATGCTCATGCATACAAATACAAAAAATGGCACATTTTCATCTAACATGATATGATAGAGAATGTTCAATGATCAAATCTAGCACATATTGACTAATCATTGAATACTTGTATGAAATTATATGGATGTGAATGAATACAAGTATGATGGCCAGCTATTACAGTGACGACCTCAACAAAAATTAATGTTAGCTTCATGTAATGTTCAGAAtaaaaatctaaattatttatAGCGTTGATAATAGCATAGAGATGTGTAGAAAACAATATATataataactagcaattgcaccttggtgtgcaatgggtacgcttaAGAGGTGTGGAATATTAATTaggaatgattttattttattgcaTATATTTGTGCTATAAAAGATATCAATTGGTAGCATGTTTAGCAAACGATGTAGTTTATGAAACAAAGTTCTAAATGGAGAAGTGATAACTTCAAATCAATTATACATCCACTTATAAGGATCAAAAGATTATTAAAATAAAACTCTTGATTCAAGAAGATAACTAGGTTCCATTACCAAATATGATcaagttgagagagagagagagagagagagagagagagagagagagagagagagagagagagagagagagagagagagagagagagagagagagagagagagagagagagagagagagagagagagagagagagagagagagagagtcacaaTTAAAGAGAGATAAGAGGGAGGGATAGATTAAGATTGAAGAGATAAATATATGTTTGAAATAGTTTATGAAATTAATAGGCCTTTTTATTGAACCCATTGTGTAGTTATATTTGAATGTAAACCATGTTTGTAAGTTTGAATAATGTGAACATATATTGTATGGTACCAATTCACATGTGATCTAGGTGTGTAAATATTGAGAACGTAGGTAAATTTTGATACCAATTATCAATTACATTTAATTGTAAGACATGATTACAAATCTTAGTAATGTTGATCAAGTTGTAGTGTATCAGCTATGGCATACATTTTATCATATGATCTACACTTACAGACTTTAAGACATGGAGCATAGTGTATGTTACCAAATTATATATACTATGTGTTTAAAAATTTGTGAGTGTGACAAAAGTTGTTTGTTATTGATGGCGAGTTATATTTGACCATGTTCCATGTCAAGAAACCTTTAATATTTGATTGTGATCCACAATTAGAGATTTTAAGTATGTTAAGTGAACTATCATCTACCATTTATGGGCTACCTTTGATTGTGATCAATATTTACAAATCTAAAGAACTTGACATAAATTGCACGTTATTGATTGTTTATTGCATTCAACATTGGTCCATGTTTACAAATATTAAGAATGTTGGGTGCGTTTTAGTTTATCAACAAcatggatttgatttttttttaaatgttactcAAGTTTTCTCATACAATCATTAAATATATTATGTTATTACATctttaatataaaatttaaaaaacataattACTATTTGCTGCTAGATGAAAATATACTACTTTGTAGAAAGTGAGTTTATTAATCAATATATTATACAATTTATAAAATTatcataatataaataatattattattttgtattatttcacgataaatatattcaaaatagaAACAATCTATTATATTACAACACAAAaaagaataattaattttttttcaaattaaatctttttaataAACTCTCAATCTCTAGTGCACCTCATATATGCCTCATAACTTGGATTCACCCTCATTTCATCTTTTAATTTAAAAAGTCTCTCTTTTGTAAATGCAGGTCCATGAAGTATACAAAGTTTGATTTTTTACACGGTAGAGGTGAGTGCCTACAAGACTTCATGTAGTGGGTCAGCACATATAAACACtaggaaatgtcaaaaatgttgaagCATTTTTCCAAACGCAATACAGAGAACATCACTTCAACCAAGGCATGTCATGTCGTGTGATGCTGTCACTGATGCTGAGGAGTAAAAAATTGACAGTGAAAAAGGACAAGTTCTCTGGAAatgatattttaataataatatcttCTATTCGGAAGCGCGTGTAGGACTATGCGAAAAATAGCTTTGCACGCAAAACATTTTCAGGATTGTAAAACTGGGAACGAAAAACAATTTAGAAAATCagtctaaaataaataaaaaaatagatgaaaaactaTGAACGGACAAGATGCATTGAACTGTCTTGCATCCATTTTCAACCAATGCTTATCATCGATTGTAAAAAAATAAATCGTCCTTTTCATATAAGGATACGCCTTTGGTATAAAATATTACAAGctattgcaccttagtgtgcaatgggtatgtcgaaaAGATGTGGGAGATTAATTACGAAAAAAATTGGTCTATTAGTTGCATATATTTGTGTAAAACATGagttcaattggtaggccattaaGAAAATGATGTTTTTATTTGTGCAACAAAtttctcaatggagaagtgatagcttcgaATCAAGTGTGTATCCTTCTAAACATGATCAAATGCAATATGGAGAGAGGGCGAGAGAGAGATGGATAAAAAGgaggagagatagaggggggaagagCATGAGAGAGAAGGGTAAGGATATATAGGGGATAcatggagagaggaagatagagatatagagggagaggaggagggagagggagaggagatggagagataaagagagatggatagatagagatggaagagataaatttatagatagagagggagatatagagagagaaagGGGAAGATGGAGAGGGAAATATAGACctagagatatagatggtgagataaagTGACATAGAGACAATGATATAAAGAGATATaaagagggtgagagaaatagaTAGTGATAGAGATGGAAacatgtggagagagagagagagagagagatacaaataGAATGATAGAGGGAAatatttggagagagagagagagagagagaggggaacaTAGATAAGTAATAGAGAGAGGGATAAAGGTgggtagatagagatagagatggggagTGGGGAATAAGGAGTGTGTGTGTACGTATGAGTATGAGAGAGATGGACAATGATATatagaaagagagggggagagaaataaagagagaagagaaatagagaaatataaaagaaatgatagggagagagggggagatagatatTTAAAGAGGAGATAGAAAGATATATATAACTTTGGAAAGATAGAAGATGTGTGTGGgagaggatatatatatatgtatatacatatatacatatatatatatatacatatatatatatgtatggagaAATAGGGAGCGTGCGAGAGATatgaagataaagatggagatgaggatggagaacaagagagagagaaggagatagagacaaagatggagatgaggatggagaaggagagggagagaaggagagggggagataaatAGAGAAAGAAGAAAAGGCTAGAGGTATAAATAAATTCCAATCTAAATTCATATCTAAACTCATATCTCTGATTTTTTATGGCCAGATGTTTTCAATCTTTAATCAAAAAAGAATAAACAATAAAATTGTAtccatatattatataaataaataaatttcaattcaaatccatattcCTAGATATTTTAGGTACCATTTATTATGTTAAAAAATATACTATAATAATTGGAAAAACAAGTGGATGCAGTTAGAGCTTCGCCTTGTCTCCTTATCTTTTTGGCTTTATATACAGACTTCCATTCCCAGCAAAGTCAATCAGCACCCTTCATTCAGCACCCTTCATTTCTGAGTTCTTGTGGTAATGGATTTGAATACGAGTGTTTCGGCAATAGGTTTCACAGTTTTAGTTTTTACTGTGTTATTGTGCACTCTATTGGGTTGTGTGAGAAGAGCCAATGGGAGATTGGCTTTACCAGGACCATTTCCGCTGCCCATAATAGGAAACCTCCATCAGTTGGGAGCGCTTCCTCACCGCAGTCTGCAGCGACTGGCTGAGAAATATGGGCCACTCATGTCTATCAGATTGGGTTCAGTTCCTGTCGTTGTTGCGTCTTCCTCTGAGGCGGCGAAGCAGTTTCTGAAAACCCACGACTTGATATTTGCCAGCAGGCCTCCTTCCGCCGCTGGAAAATACCTATTTTACAATTGCAAGGACATCGTGTTCGCTCCGTACGGCTCTTATTGGCGAAACATGAGAAAAGTATGCGTGTTGCAGCTGCTGACCCCGAAGAGAATCGAATCGTTTAAAGGGGTGCGGGAGGAAGAGGCGTGGGCGATGGTGCGATCTATCTGGGAGAAGAGTGAGCAGGGTAGAGTGGGCGTGAATTTGAGCCACACTGTTTCCTGCTACACATCCGACTTGACCTGGCGAATATTGATGGGCAAGAGGACTGTCGACCGCCTCTCTGGCGGTTCCGAATTTGAGGAGTTGGCTGCACAGGCTGCTAAGTGGGCGGGTGTTGTGAATATTGGCTATCTCAATCCTTGTGTAGAGTGGCTCGATTTGCAGGGGCTGAGGCGACGCATGAAGAAAGTTCAGGAGCAGTTGGATGCCATTTTCGACAAAATAATCGATGAACATGTGGGCCGTCAGCCGGGGCGTAGCAGGGAGGAGCAGCACAATGACGACTTAGTTGATGTGCTTGTGGATATGGACGGGGAAATCACCATAGAAGACAAGAAGGCTATAATTATGGTAAGTCAATCGTCAATTTTACTGACACTTTTTAATTAGTTTAAGGATAATCTCTATGAGTAGACAATTTAGGGTGATTGAAATTGGCGGGGATAGAGACATGGGATAGAGACATGGGAAGTACACTAGAAGTTAACAGGGTTATCAATATAATAAGTCAGCATCGttagtcacgttaaaaagtttatgaggcgttatttaaaaataaataaataaataaatatgataagtCAATATCATATTGTACTCAAAGTTAAGTAGTCAAAttaaattcacaattttaatttcatTAGATTTGATTGTTTGAGAAATTTGAAATGATTTAGGTAATATTTAAGGGAAGTTTATTAATACTGTTATAGTTAATTTGGTACATCCGTAAATATTAAATGATACAAGTGTTCATAAATACTTATCTAAAGATGTTTCAATAACCATGCACTACAACCACTCAAAAATGAGGTGCTATGGGTACCAATGaagttgcacaactcctccaaTTGAAACCTAAAATTTCTAACTTTCTAATTACCACGGTAAAGTGGAATGCTATTGGTGTGAAATTCATTAATAGgcttttatttatcattttttttatttctttaaagttagtaatttaAGGGTTGGGTGAGCAAAGagtgaatgataattggaacttgGGTGGTAACTTGTGCTTTTACCCTATGGTATactttttttttaatgtgtttctTGTTACAAACATGTAAATTATCATAGAAGACAAGAAGACTATAATTATGGTATGCCAACTATCAATTGTACTAAAAAAAATTGGGAGTCAagtttgattcaaaattttaattttgtagGATTTAAATTATATTGTTGCAAAATTTGAAGTAGTATAAGGATAAACTCTATAAGTAGATTTTTTATTTAAGGGGTTGTCGATATGAACACGAGAAAAAGTAGGAGACAAGGTTATCATGGTGGTAATTGAATTTTTAAATGCATTAGAATTGAGGTGCTTGGGTTTGATATCTTACAAGGATTTTCTAATATAAGAAAAACTTAAAACAATTGCTATTAGTGAtatcttattaaaaatattttctaattattgattttagatatttggcTTCTCCTCGTCAACGAGGTTAACTTAAATGACGTATTCTAATGTAGTGGTTTAATTACCTTATGTTGATTGTAGTTGCTTGTTTATATGGACTAACATATCAATATGTATATAGGATATGTTTCTTGGTGGAATAGAAACATTAGCGTCTGCATTGGAGTGCGCAATGTCAAAGGTATTTAGAAACCCACACGTGCTGAATAAATTACAAGAAGAAATCAATTTTGTAGTTCAAGAAGATGAGAAAGTTAAAGATAGTCATCTTGAAAAGATGGAATACTTGCATTGTGTTCTAAAAGAGACATTAAGATTACATCCAATAGTACCATTGCTCATACGCCATGAATCTACAGAAGCATGTATTGTAGAGGGAACTCATCATAATTACTTGATACCAACAAAAGCAAGACTTATTGTTAATGCTTGGGCAATAGGAAGAGATCCAAGAGTTTGGGAAGATCCCTTGGGATTCAAGCCTGAAAGATTTGTGGGTAAAAATTTTGATATAGTCAAAGATCCTGAATTAAGGATGATTCCTTTTGGGGTAGGAAGGAGGAGTTGCCCTGGTTTTTCCATGGCCATTCCCACCATTGAGATTGCACTAGCATACCTCTTTCACTATTTTAATTGGAGGAGTGAAGGAGAATTAGAAATGAAAGAATATTTTGGGGCCACCATTCCCAAAAAAGAACATCTATTTTCTATTCCAACTCAGAGGTTAAGAGAGAATGCGCCTTCTTGTCTCAAAATGGAATGATTATAAGAAATGGTCACCATACATCCATTTGAATTATATATACCATGATTAGATGAAATAAATATTATTCTTATTATCAGATGAATGAACATTAATATgttatatgtatttatttaatgttatttttttgattatttaaAGTATATTGTTTCATATTTCTAAATGGATTGACAAAAACATATCTACAATAACAAATTTATTCTTGTAAATTATGTAATTTTATTTGATATGAGAATTCATATATAATATTAGTAATTTTGTTAAGTGATTGATATTCATAATTGTTCAAGAAAATTTATGATTGAATATTTTTCACTAAATTTATTGATCTTTTGTATCATatgcatctctctctttctctctctctctctctctctctctctctctctctctctctctctctctctctctctctcgtgttATGAGAGATTTATTCATCTAACTTAGGCATActgaaatataaaaataaattaataaatatagacTTACTTATGATTTTATGAtcaaaatgtaaatgtaaaaatagAAGTAGATATTAAATGAGAGCttaatcaaatcttttattttgaacctatcaaccaaaaatatatttatgcctttcttaacttatttaaattaTACTTTACGTCAAATTTAACTTGTTTTGAAAACATCTAACTTAAAAAGGTAACTAAGAATTAGGTATTTGATAACATCTTACCCTTGCCATGTTGCTCTATAAtaccttttttgcatcataattGAGATTAAGATTAATAAAGGTAGAATTCTTATTAATGCATACTATTTAAAATGAATATAAGAGAGTGGATCAAATTGGTGTTAGCAAGAAATCTGTGTACAGATTTTATAGATCATATTGATATGATTATAATTACTTAATAAGTTTTAGAGTCATTTTTATATCATCTATAATATGTAATTACATGAAAATcgtaaaacaaaaatgaaaatcatAAATAAATCTTTTATAGATATATTGTTACTAATTATGATAATAATGCCTTAATTGAAAGAGATAGAATAGATAAAAAAAAAGTAGTCAAAATATTTCCTCAAATAATATATAGACAAAAGACCATAAGCCTATACAGCCTATACAGCCTATACTTATATTAATATTGAAATATATAAAACATAATTGTAGAGTTTGAAAGATGCATCAATAATATCCTTAACTAATGAACAACTATCCTATAATATATGACAATACTAGCGTATCATCTTTAACTGCTTTAATGAACATACATATGCCCTTTACAAAATTtagaacaacttcaaaacctaagaACACGGTTTATCTTCCCTTTCCTATGTATAATAGACCAAGTCTCTATGTTTTAACAAAAGGAGAACTTGATGAACTTCTAAGCAAGATAGTAGATAGCACCATTAACAGGGAAAACCCAGAAGAAAACAAAACCCTATAGAAAACCTAAGTGTCATCGCTTGTATGAGTAAagtcaaaatcatgaaaaatacttCCCATGCACCAAGGCTTCTAGTCCACGACATCCATGTCTACGATGGTGTTGGAATCCCGTGATTCTTCGTCAGATTCAACACGAAATAcaacatcaatggcaaaggtatgACTGTTCTCTGAGAGTCCCATTCTAGCCACATTTTCTCCCTATCCACGAACAAAGCCATCCACTAGCACCGGGTCCCCACCCTGTGGGGCGTCAGCCACTTGCTGAGAAGGAATGTTGTCATGTCCTCCCTTTGTGTCGTTTACTCCTCGTCCATTGATTGGTTTGTTGTCAGGGATGACCTACATCTGAATATTATTGGTACCGTTTTTATTCTCCTCATAAAAGCCATAATATGGATAAGTTGGGGCATGGAATTTGTGGGTGGTGAGGGGAAAGAGAGAATCATATTTTTCAAAATACGATTGCGGAGATATTCACCCAACTCCCTTTTATGGGTAGAAATGGCATCTACAAGAAGCCCTTCATATTTTAAGTTGAGGGACCGTTTGAGGGCTATGTAAACCCCAAAGAAAAAAGGAAGCTAGAATCTTTAGCTAGGTCTTTCCTAGAAAATAAACCGCCTACCAGAGTTTTGCCCGAGTGGAGGTCATAACTCTTAGTGGTCGAAGCTAGGGTGAACTGAGGGAGGAAATTTAATAGGTAATTTGCAGCCAACTCAGAAACTAACGAAAAAGTCTATGTGAGGTCCAAAGCATCTGAGATAATCATACCAGCCACCTGAGTAGGGAAAAGCAGATGGGCAGAGGAATCAAGCATCTGTAGCCCAACGACAACCCTAATGGTGTGCTCAACTAGGTGGCATTGCAAGGAGAGGATTTTACTCATCATAGCCTACGTATATTCCCCTGCCCCTGGTCGGCCAgccttaaacagcacacactaagctttgactgcttaagtgtggtgtgggcccattccttcccgtGCGTTTCCGTTCTGCAAACAATCACTGTTTAACAAGACGCCTCAAAGAAATGTAGTCTCAATGAATGACATAGTTGCCGGATATGCAGAAAATGCATTTGTTTAAAATAATTTTGCCAACTGTTTACGTGACTCATATGGAGTTGGTCTTTCAAATATTGTAGTGCAATTTTCAATTATGGTGAAGAATATGTAACACAATATGGAATTGCTACAAGCAAAGGTTGAATAAAAAGAACACTAATGAAGATATGATAATTTTAATAGActtttatttagttttttaatatttttatcacaTTTTATTATGATTAGGATGTGTTACTAATTTTTTTGTGAGATAATTGAATCGAATTAATAGTTTGAATTCTTTTTTGCACTATCATTTGGTATCTAATGTTGCAAGTGTGTTTCCATATTTTGTGTCCTAAAAATATGTTCTAAGAAAATAAGTGTTCCCTTTACAATTTACAAAAGTATATTGAGACAACTAAAAATTACACACTATCTTTCAAGTCATCATGTGTCATTTCCTTTATACCTAATCATTTGTACTTTATAAGTAATCATTTGTATTTgattaggggagaggacccaatagttgagcaccttaacttcacacttctcaaaatcttacgtggcaatttcaaatcactcccattttttacagcagcttacttgtcaagtcccctgcttataactaaggttttagggccacatcatcaaatatgatgccacattagcatgctttttgccaaggtgtccaaaacaacccccaaaaAAGATGAGACCAATAGTCATACAAAAAGGGACCCCATACTTGTGCAACTAATGTACCATCACATGAATGGTTGGTTTTTACAACTTaggataaatttcattcaattatgggtattgaagtcacaactattggtgcaatattgTCAAAAAATTGGACTTTAAATCAAGAAGTATGGGTATTAAATCAATAAATCctatcacaacaattggaacgGGCTCAACTATTGGGTCATGTCCCctaattatgttattttatttctaaaataaattaaataatatttttttattatttgattcTATTTCTAGCATCTTATCCAATTAATCATTCTTTTTTCTATATTCTACCTCaggtatttaaatataaatatttatttacctaAGTTGATCTCATCCTTTCTAAAAATTAACCATAAGCTTGATTTCTTTTGTGATATGATGTTGTTGTTTGAAGCTTCCATATTATTGCATTTGACTGGTGAGGCCAAATATGAGGGACATCATATATCCAACACGAATACTCAACAATATCACCCCTAGTATGGGTTCGAACCTTAGTGGCAAGAATCATGACACCACAACTTAGCCATCACATTATGACATTATCAAAAACATAAGCCACACTTTCTCTAGCCTACAAAATTCATTAGTTTTCCTTATATATAACTAATAGAGATATCATTCAACCAATAACTAGAATACAAACTTCAATACAATGAGTGAGAGATAAGGTTTCAAATATCTCTAGCAATGACACTACAAAAGAAGATGAGGATTCAAATGGTGAGGGGGATGAAATTGCAAAAGGAAATTTGGTTTCAAATGGTGAGGGGGATGGCATTTTTGGAGATGTTGACCTTAGGCTAGGAAGGGGATTTCTCTCCTCACCCttgtttctttttttcttcctACTTAGACATTGGAAGGGCTTTTTACTGCTCATGATTGGGTCTACAAGTTTATCAATAGTTTCTATTAGGAATCTTCATTCTTACTGTTTAAGGATATTCTATTGGGGATCCACTACTTCTCATTTTATTCCTCTTATTCAGGTTTTAAGGTTTGTATCTTTTGGGGGGCATGGTGTTCAATCTCCTAGTATTGATAGGGCTATCTTCTATGGTGCCCCTTGTCCGTCCCTTagcttctttagttctactttcaGAGTGGTCTTTTCTTCACAAAGTGCTGATGGCATTTTCTATGGAGCCCTCTATTCCTTCCTATTCTATTTTAGTTCTAGGATCCTAGTTGTCCTTGTCCCCTACCTTATTTATAGATATATAATGAATTGGTTGTTAGAGCTTCAATCAAGGGCTATAGATTTCTTATTTTGAATGACTATGTTTTTAAGGTTGGATTTTGCTGGACTTTTTCTCCTTGTCTTTTTCTTGTGGGAAGGGTTTCTACTTTTTATTTGTTAGATATGATTATTGCACCTTCATCTAGTGTCCACCTATGTAAAGGTTTTGCTTAGGTTAAAATGATAGTTACTTTCACTATTGGTTTATTGTGTTGTTACTGTGAGAGGACTATTGTTGTCATTATCTCAATCATTACCCCTTCTTCCCCTCTTGAGAAGGACTATTTTTTTATGGGAACTACTAGTGGCTTGACTTAGTGGTGGATGGAAGTGGTCGATATGCATTTTGTTGTTGGAATATGTAAGAGGTCTCTTAAACTTTTTAAGATGAAAAGGCTTAATTTTCTCTTCCTAAGGGGCCATGTGCTCTCTCACCTTAGTAATTTTAAGGATTGCAATGTTAGAGTTTTCTCCCCTTTTATGTTGGGCTTCTTTGCCTCTATTACGTCCCCTAATATTGTGGTGGTTAGGTTCTCAATTGATTGAAGTTGAACAATATTGGGATATTTGATGGTTATCAAGCTAATATTAATGGTATTCCTCTCTAGGTGGTTTAAAAATAGAATGTCAATAAGGATAAATCAAGTTACAATTTAATTTGTCTATTCTTTCCCTTCAAAATTAGTTAATTAAGCTTTTTCTTGATCTAGATACCTATATGTTTGGTCTCTTCTAATCAAGTAACTCATATATGTGACCTTTGTTGGGGGGTAGGTTCTTTGGCCCATTCCTTGCTAGTCTTTATTATAGTTCAAGGTGTTTCTTATTGTAAAGGTTTTGAGGAtacttt is part of the Cryptomeria japonica chromosome 10, Sugi_1.0, whole genome shotgun sequence genome and harbors:
- the LOC131076107 gene encoding cytochrome P450 750A1 → MDLNTSVSAIGFTVLVFTVLLCTLLGCVRRANGRLALPGPFPLPIIGNLHQLGALPHRSLQRLAEKYGPLMSIRLGSVPVVVASSSEAAKQFLKTHDLIFASRPPSAAGKYLFYNCKDIVFAPYGSYWRNMRKVCVLQLLTPKRIESFKGVREEEAWAMVRSIWEKSEQGRVGVNLSHTVSCYTSDLTWRILMGKRTVDRLSGGSEFEELAAQAAKWAGVVNIGYLNPCVEWLDLQGLRRRMKKVQEQLDAIFDKIIDEHVGRQPGRSREEQHNDDLVDVLVDMDGEITIEDKKAIIMDMFLGGIETLASALECAMSKVFRNPHVLNKLQEEINFVVQEDEKVKDSHLEKMEYLHCVLKETLRLHPIVPLLIRHESTEACIVEGTHHNYLIPTKARLIVNAWAIGRDPRVWEDPLGFKPERFVGKNFDIVKDPELRMIPFGVGRRSCPGFSMAIPTIEIALAYLFHYFNWRSEGELEMKEYFGATIPKKEHLFSIPTQRLRENAPSCLKME